The genomic stretch TGCGCGCGCGCTCATCGAACTGCAATATACGCCGCTGCTGATCGGCCGCGACCCGCGCGAGCACCGGCGGCTCTGGCGCGAGCTGTGGGGGCCGAACTTTGGCAACGGCATTGCGCTCGGTGGGCTCGACATCGCCCTACACGACCTGCGCGGCAAGGCGCTCGGCCTGTCGGTCGGCGAGTTGTACGGCGGCCGGCTGCGCGACACGGTGCCGGTGTACGCCTCGGCGATGAACTACACGCGCGGCGTGGATGCGCGCGAGCAGTACCCGCGCGAGGCCGAAGCGCTGGCGCGGCAGGGTTTCAGCGCGCTGAAGATGCGGCTGGGCGCCGAATCGCATGCGCGCGACCGCGCGGCGGCCGCCGCCGTGCGTCAGGCGGTTGGCCCCGACATCCTGCTGATGGCCGACGGCAACGGCGCGTACAGCCTGCCCGGCGCGGTCCGCATGGGGCGCGAACTGGAGGCGCTCGACTTCTATTGGTTCGAGGAGCCGATGCCGCAGAACGAGCCGCACTACCCGGCCTACGAGCAGTTGACCGCCCAACTCGACATTGCGGTCGCTGCCGGCGAGGCGCTGGCCTCGCGCGGCGCGTTCCAGACGTTCATCAATCGCCGCGCCGCCGACATCATTCAGCCGGACGTGAGCCTGTGCGGCGGCATCGGCGAGTGCCTTTTTGTGTCCGAACTCGCGCGCA from Chloroflexota bacterium encodes the following:
- a CDS encoding mandelate racemase/muconate lactonizing enzyme family protein, with the translated sequence MKITSVKTYHLQHQTKETVGPSTAFYSSRGTLLIKLQTDEGLVGWGETIPFAGARALIELQYTPLLIGRDPREHRRLWRELWGPNFGNGIALGGLDIALHDLRGKALGLSVGELYGGRLRDTVPVYASAMNYTRGVDAREQYPREAEALARQGFSALKMRLGAESHARDRAAAAAVRQAVGPDILLMADGNGAYSLPGAVRMGRELEALDFYWFEEPMPQNEPHYPAYEQLTAQLDIAVAAGEALASRGAFQTFINRRAADIIQPDVSLCGGIGECLFVSELARMSAVQSMPHCWGGALTVAATIHVLSLIPDASWARTTEPPLLELDTSENPFRTELLREPLVMTDGSLAVPTGPGLGVEVDEALIERYRVG